In Labrus bergylta chromosome 6, fLabBer1.1, whole genome shotgun sequence, the following proteins share a genomic window:
- the LOC110002130 gene encoding galactose-specific lectin nattectin-like produces the protein MESAFRLFVLLGLSCGLWLGADAKCDKKGNCCMVCPEGWLELNSRCFKFIFDEKDWDDAEDSCIEQEGNLASIHSDEDYAALRDLVKTSTGLDKQTWVGGYDAVKEECWRWSDGSSFNFNNWGPQEPNNFGKGEHCLELNFNKKDWSNDWYCRFKRSYICGRDKVKANQD, from the exons ATGGAGTCAGCTTTTCGTCTCTTTGTGCTCCTTGGCTTGAGCTGTGGACTGTGGTTGGGAGCAGAT gcaaaatgtgacaaaaaag GAAATTGCTGTATGGTCTGCCCTGAAGGTTGGCTTGAGCTGAACTCCCGCTGTTTTAAGTTCATCTTCGATGAAAAGGATTGGGATGATGCTGAG GACAGCTGCATTGAACAAGAAGGAAATCTGGCTTCCATCCATAGCGATGAGGATTACGCTGCACTCAGGGATTTGGTGAAAACTTCGACAGGACTCGATAAACAAACTTGGGTGGGCGGGTATGATGCAGTCAAG GAGGAATGTTGGAGATGGTCTGATGGCTCATCTTTTAATTTCAACAACTGGGGCCCTCAAGAGCCAAACAACTTTGGCAAGGGCGAACATTGCCTGGAGCTGAACTTTAACA AGAAAGACTGGAGCAACGACTGGTACTGTAGGTTCAAAAGATCCTACATCTGTGGAAGGGACAAGGTGAAGGCGAACCAGGACTGA